GTTAGCGAGGAAAGTTATTAGAGAAGATTATGCAGATATAGATGTAGTATTGCAGAAGATACCATTAGCACCTCAAACGTATCTGCATCACCAAGGTATTcaaatttacacaaaaaaaatatgagtTTGTGTCGAAAACGAGTTGCCAGTAATGATGCAGAAACGGTTATAAGTCAAAAGTGAGGACCAGCATGTCTATGATTACCTCCTATTGATGCATCATTCGGGTGTTACCGTATCCAAAGAGCCGGACACCATGGTCAGAGGTAAACATaatgaaaagaacaaaacatacaGGACAATGTCAATACAACACAAACATGATCGGCAGCGTTACAATAATGCTACAAGCTAAGATGCCATTCGGACAGGGTTGCTTTACAAACTACAGCACACATTTCATGGTACATTCGACCCACTTACCCGTACAGCGCTCAACAGTGTCTTGTTGTACATCTGCTCAAACTCATCCTTCACGTTTTGCAGATCGATCTCCGAACGTGACACAATGATACGAATCAGCTTCTCATCGTCCGTGCCAGCCCCATCCATGGCCTTATGCAGTCGTTTGGCAAAGAAATGCGGTGCCATCTGGACACATTCCACGATCGCACTCAGGGCATCGTAAAGCTCGCCACTCAATTCGCTCTTCATGGCTTGCTCGATCGTTTGACCAGAGAGTTTCTTGTACTCTTCGAACACAATCTCCAGCTGATCAAAAGATGCATGGGCAAGTATCTTATAGAACACTTCCTCATCCGTACCGAGTTTGCCCTCACCGGCGTCATACAATTGTTTCGCCTGCTCCACAGCAAGATCCGCATCGACTGTACCCTGTGCATCGCGAGCACCGACGATAATCATGGTGAGCAGCCGCCGGAAGCTACCATCGGTTTCGCTGCACAAATGCTCTGCCAGCGGACGACTGTACATCTCCTCGTAGCAGTCGACGATCTTCTTCACCTCTTCGTTGGTTTGCGGTGCAAGGACCTCGATAAGCGTGTCCTCATCCGTTCCCATACCGTCCATCGCTTTATGCAGCTGCTTGCACAGATACTTTTCCGGTGGCATCATCAAACCGACGATGACGTCCTCAAACTTGCCTCCTAGTTCGGATTTAAGATCCTCAATTAAATCCTATGAACAGACGTAATTAGTTAGTAATTTAATCACGCGCGATGACTCATCGGCTCGCTGCTACTCACCCGACCCAACTCGCTGCTATACTGCTCCATAATTTGCTGACGCTGGGCGTTGCTACGAGCGCAAAGAATGTCGATGATGGCCTGTTCGTCCGATCCAAAGCCCTTCATTGCACCGCGCAGTGCATTGGCATCCGCGGAAGCATCAAATCCCTCCACCGGAACCACCGTAGGGACAGgctgaacaaaacaaatatgtaTTGAACCCAAGCCCCGGAATGTGAGGGGAAAAATCGATGCCAGAAGCAAGCACACAACGGCACACCTTTAACATGGTCGAATTCCCGCACACTTTTTGGAAGGGAATTCTACTTACCGTGTAGTACCAGGACATTATGGATGCAATATTATTGCTAGAACAGCACTGAGCACTTTAATCGGGGGATGAAATGAGAAGAGTTTGGGCGCAAAAATAGCTACGCAGCCAACACCTTGCAGCACCGTCCAATGAATGAGAATGAGTGAGAAATCATAACGGCGATTCGAGATCGTAGTAAACGGTTCCGCCACCAACacttgtttgtgtttcttttttattggtGTTCACTCGACCATAGCTGAAGGTATGTTTCAACGTGTCAAACCCAATGTTCGTCCTGGACTGCTGAATGTATGCTTATCGGAACCTATTGATTGGTGGTATGGACAGCAAATCATGTTCGACTGATAAGATACGATACAGTGATTCGCATTCATTATCTTTTACAATAGTTCGAGCTATGGAGTATTTACGCGAGGGCGTGGAAAGGGATTGAAGCCAACGCTAATGAACgctaaaaacacaaaatgacCAGAGAAGTTATCTGCACCGTAAACATAGCTTCAGTTGAGCTTACGAGAAATACTTTTTTGTATGATCATTCGCATCATAAGTACAGTTTCCACACATTGATATGTAGACATATAAAGGTAACGGTCGTATTTCAACGCGTTATAGCCTTTATTCCCGGGTATTTGCTGCTCTGATCATTATTCCACATTTCACAGCTTCCAGGTTTATAAACATGAATATAAAATTCCTAAAACAAATGaggaaaatgagaaaacatGCTCATGCTTTCGAACGAGATCCGTTCATTCTCAACTTGTGTAACGCACGTGTACACTGCGCTGTAATACACATaccaacacacaaaatacGACGCGCCCGAAAAACGCGTAATCTCTCCGTCTCGCTCTTGGGTACGCATTCCAGCATTTCACTTTTCTGTCAAGCGCATTCGTGTATATTGCGTCGTGGAgctgcatttatttattcttgcTAACTGTTTTTATCTTCCTTCGCTCGCCACAAACTCGTTTCGAGTAAAAACACCGGTcgcgctgctgcttctgttctGTGCCAGATCCCTGTACACCGCGCGTCGTTGTAGCGTCATTACTTCAAATAGTAAATTGtgttaaattgtttgtttgctctgAACAATACTGCCATGTCTTGGTATTACACGGTAAGCACGGGGTAACAACTGTATTTGCTAAAATTCTAGCGAACAAAGCACGATTTCACCAAGAGATTGTTGCGTTCTTTTCACAGCCCCACCCCACCGTTTTGCCGGTAGAGGATTTTGATGCATCTGCCGATGCAAATGCGCTCCGGAAAGCGATGAAAGGTTTCGGCACAGACGAACAGGCGATCATTGATATTCTGTGCGCGCGATCCAATGCCCAGCGTCAGGAGATCTCGGAAGCGTTCAAGCGTGAATTGGGAAGAGTAAGTTGTAACTGGCCTGGCAACAAGAGTCAGTTCTATTAATACATCTTTTTTTACGTTGCAGGATTTGATCGATGATCTGAAGTCGGAGTTGGGCGGCAAGTTTGAAGATGTCATTCTTGGGCTGATGCTGCGTCCGGAAGCGTATCTGTGCAAGCAGCTGCACAAGGCGATGGACGGTATCGGTACGGATGAAAAGACGTTAATCGAAATCATTTCTCCTCAGACGAACGATCAAATTAAGGAGATCGTCGACTGCTACGAGGAGATGTACAACCGTCCGCTGGCAGAGCATTTGTGCAGCGAAACATCCGGTAGCTTCCGGCGACTTCTGACAATGATCATCGTTGGCTCTCGCGATCCGCAGGGCACGGTTGACCCGGACCTTGCCGTCGAGCAGGCGAAACAACTGTACGATGCCGGTGAGGGCAAACTCGGTACGGATGAGGATGTGTTTTACAAGATCCTTGCCCATGCATCCTTCGATCAGCTGGAGATTGTGTTCGATGAGTACAAAAGTTTGTCCGGTCGTACGATCGAGCAGGCCCTGAAGTCGGAACTTAGCGGCGAGCTTTACGATGCACTGAGCGCGATCGTGGAATGTGTCCAAATGGCACCGCATTTCTTTGCCAAACGACTGCATAAAGCGATGGATGGGGTCGGAACGGACGATGCGACGCTGATTCGCATCATTGTGTCGCGGTCCGAGATCGATCTGCAGAACATCAAGGATGAGTTTGAGCAGATGTACAACAAGACGCTCGTCAGCGCCGTGCGAGTAAGTACAGCTAGTCGTGCTACAGTTAGTGCAGGCTCGTTTGTAAACATAATCTTTATCTCTTTCCCAGAGTGAAACTTCCGGTGATTACAAACGGGCCCTTTGTGCATTGATCGGAAACGCATAAAGGGTACACACAGCACCATGACAGGAATCTTTAGCCGCTTCTAATTGTATTACTATTCCATAAGCTGACACGAAGCATGCCTTATGGTCACGGGTttcgtatgtgtttgtgtttcggTGTCGAATCTCTTGTTcaacaataaacatttttatcatATTCTATCGCAAATTGTGGCCTTTGAGGAAGCTTTAATCATATACTCGTAAATTATGATAATAGACGGGCTTTATAAAACCCCATTTGGCCCATGAGCTTGATTAACTTTGGGTGCGGTATCATCGCCTCATTACATCTGGAACCGATAGACAACTTTGGCGCCGCCAGGTCTGTCTTCTCCGTCGCTCCTCTGTTGCAATCGGTTTACGCTGTTGTCACTTACACGTGTTGTAGGAGACGCCGGGCCCTAACAAATTAATGcaaaaatcgataaaatgtCGCCCATAGTAAGACATCACGCTGATTCGGCCCAACAAATCCCACTAGCTACTCGGGGAAATTGGGTAATCGTCAGCAGAAAACGAGGTACAGAACTGGCAAATGACATTCTCCTGCTCGACGATATACTGGTGCAGAATATAATACAAAGCAGATATGTTTATGAATGTCCAgcgaaaattgaattttaatgatgAAATAATGAATTTCAATGAGTCAATAACCAGTAGAAAGGGCCAACATTCCCATAAATTGAGCGTGTTTTAGATTCAACCCAACAATGTTGGGCGAGAAATATTTATCCAAAGAAATGGTACTATTTTATCTTGAAGTGCGTTGTTATCAATTTCTATTTACAATAATATGCGTGATAGTTTCGCAAACGatattaatgtttaattttcccaTGACTCATCTCGTCATTTGAAATAAGAACCATCGGATTCTACCGCCTGGCACAGTGCCATATCGACGCTTGTTCGCTCCGCAACGATCGTGAAAGTGAGCCACTCTCAACTGTATCTCGAAATACTCGTGCAACGTGAATCGTGACTCCAAGTAAACAAGAGAGATTGAGGCCGGCTTGAGAGAAACGGACACTGCATGCGTAGCGTGTAAAGAAATAtaaacccaccaccaccagttcGAGGACAACAATTGTATCGCATACTCCATTAGCAGCGAACCGGTTGGTTAACGTGTCTGCCATTTGTAGTCAGACGAGTGATTGCGGTGCATCAGTAAACAGCAAGCAATAGAAGTGATCATCTGACGTGTCCTCGGTTGATCGTGTAAAGCATTTTGTAAGCTCAAGTGATTCACGCCGTAGTTCCCGATCGGTGTTATTCCTGATTGCTTCCAATCGGTAGTAACCTTCATTTTCCTATCAGCAATGTCGTGGTATTATGTGGTGAGTGTGaattctatttttaaaaaaaggcgGAATGCAATCATTTACCCAAATTTGTCATACAAACGATAGGCGTAGTGATATGGTTTACAGAATGCTGTTGAATGTGCTTTTTGTTGATTGCTTTATTGTAGAGTAACATTCGATAGAGTACAGATCAAAAATGAGGCCGAATCGGTGTTTCCGATCATATTACTCGGACAGGTGCAATTGCTTGCTCTTGTTGCACTACCTGATCGACCTTCTGTAGGGCATCAGAGAACACATGTGGAATGATTGCATGCTACCCTGTGTATTTGTTGTATTCTTTTTGACGATCTGCTTTGTAACGATAACTTTAACTGATTTACAGCCTGTACCTACCGTACGTCCGGCGGAAAATTTCAACCCATCCGAAGACGCGGCCGCACTCCGTAAAGCGATGAAAGGTTTCGGTACCGATGAACAGGCGATTATCAACATACTTTGCTCGCGGAGCAACTATCAACGCCTGCAGATTATAGACGCGTTCAAACGGGACCTGAACCGTGATCTCTTGAAAGACCTAAAGTCGGAACTGAGCGGTAAATTTGAGGATGTAATCGTCGGTTTGATGATGCCCCCGTTGAACTATCTCTGCAAACAGCTGTACAAGGCGATGGATGGCATCGGCACGGATGAGAGTACACTCATCGAGATTCTGTGCTCGCAGGATAACGAAACGATGCACGCAATTTCACGTAGATACGAAGAGATGTACGATCGACCGCTGGCTGAACACGTCTGCTCGGAAACGTCCGGTAACTTCCGGAAATTGTTGACGCTTATAATTACCGGTACGCGGGATCAGAAGGATGTTACCAATCCGGACCTAGCCGTTGAACAAGCCAAGAGCCTTTATAACGCTGGAGAAGGAAAATGGGGCACCGATGAGTCGgtgttttataaaattctGGCCCATGCCTCCTTTAGCCAGTTGTCCATTGTGTTCGATGAGTACAAGAAGCTTACCGGCCGAACCATCGAACAGGCATTGAAGGCGGAGGTGTCTGGCGATTTCTACGAAGCCTTGAGCGCGATCGTCGAATGCGTCCAGATGGCGCCACATTTCTTCGCCAAAAAACTGTTCTTGGCTATGGACGGTCTCGGTACGGACGATAAAACGCTGATCCGAATCATCATCAGCCGAGCGGAAATTGATTTGCAGAATATCAAGGATGAGTTTGAACAAATGTACAACAAAACTCTTCTCAGCATGGTGAAGGTAAGTGTAGCGAAATGACCCACATTAAATTGATGGCAGAAGTAACCGGAATACCTCACTCTTTGCCATTGCAGAACGAAACATCCGGTGACTACAAACGTGTTCTTTGTGCGTTGATTGGCGATGCATGATCAATCCATCAATATGCAGAACTATGAGTTAAACCCAACAaaaccatttattttaaataatatgtAAACTGTTTTTACTGGATTCGCCTGGAAcctaattttacattttacgcAGGACAAATGGTCATCGGAATGGGATTTATATCCTATAAGTGCCAATGTATGTATCAACGGAAGTCTACCATTCACATTCTTTCTAGCATGACAATGAACAATGTATTATTTACATGTAGTACTGTTTCTGATATATGTTAATAAAATAAGATTCTGTCCACGGCAGAATATACAGTGCATTTGCGGATTCGTTTGTGAATTTTCCCGCTCAATATCCCAGTTCCATGTAGATCATGTACGGCATGCTTTCGTAATTCGGGTATTGTACAGCATATGAGCATATGATGATCAATTTCATTGAATAAAGGAAAACTcataaatttaacatttccAGACAACAGCTGTTTGTGATAAAC
The Anopheles moucheti chromosome 2, idAnoMoucSN_F20_07, whole genome shotgun sequence genome window above contains:
- the LOC128299730 gene encoding annexin B10-like; translation: MSWYYTPVPTVVPVEGFDASADANALRGAMKGFGSDEQAIIDILCARSNAQRQQIMEQYSSELGRDLIEDLKSELGGKFEDVIVGLMMPPEKYLCKQLHKAMDGMGTDEDTLIEVLAPQTNEEVKKIVDCYEEMYSRPLAEHLCSETDGSFRRLLTMIIVGARDAQGTVDADLAVEQAKQLYDAGEGKLGTDEEVFYKILAHASFDQLEIVFEEYKKLSGQTIEQAMKSELSGELYDALSAIVECVQMAPHFFAKRLHKAMDGAGTDDEKLIRIIVSRSEIDLQNVKDEFEQMYNKTLLSAVRNECSGDYKRALCALIGGA
- the LOC128309609 gene encoding annexin B10-like codes for the protein MSWYYTPHPTVLPVEDFDASADANALRKAMKGFGTDEQAIIDILCARSNAQRQEISEAFKRELGRDLIDDLKSELGGKFEDVILGLMLRPEAYLCKQLHKAMDGIGTDEKTLIEIISPQTNDQIKEIVDCYEEMYNRPLAEHLCSETSGSFRRLLTMIIVGSRDPQGTVDPDLAVEQAKQLYDAGEGKLGTDEDVFYKILAHASFDQLEIVFDEYKSLSGRTIEQALKSELSGELYDALSAIVECVQMAPHFFAKRLHKAMDGVGTDDATLIRIIVSRSEIDLQNIKDEFEQMYNKTLVSAVRSETSGDYKRALCALIGNA
- the LOC128309793 gene encoding annexin B10-like, with translation MSWYYVPVPTVRPAENFNPSEDAAALRKAMKGFGTDEQAIINILCSRSNYQRLQIIDAFKRDLNRDLLKDLKSELSGKFEDVIVGLMMPPLNYLCKQLYKAMDGIGTDESTLIEILCSQDNETMHAISRRYEEMYDRPLAEHVCSETSGNFRKLLTLIITGTRDQKDVTNPDLAVEQAKSLYNAGEGKWGTDESVFYKILAHASFSQLSIVFDEYKKLTGRTIEQALKAEVSGDFYEALSAIVECVQMAPHFFAKKLFLAMDGLGTDDKTLIRIIISRAEIDLQNIKDEFEQMYNKTLLSMVKNETSGDYKRVLCALIGDA